A genome region from Primulina eburnea isolate SZY01 chromosome 9, ASM2296580v1, whole genome shotgun sequence includes the following:
- the LOC140841657 gene encoding probable calcium-binding protein CML18 — MEKSAPLTRDEELRQVFKKFDTNGDGKISPSELGSVLNGLDSRTTEDEVARIMSELDIDGDGFIDLNEFKAFHCVGGDSNKELREAFDLYDRDKNGKISAKELHTVLRGLGEKCSLKDCRRMIGSVDVDGDGCVDFEEFKKMMTRSSR, encoded by the coding sequence ATGGAGAAATCTGCTCCGTTAACCAGAGATGAAGAATTACGCCAGGTTTTCAAGAAATTCGACACCAACGGCGACGGAAAGATTTCGCCGTCGGAGCTCGGCTCGGTGCTCAATGGCCTCGATTCCAGAACCACCGAGGACGAGGTGGCGCGTATAATGTCTGAATTAGATATCGACGGCGATGGCTTCATAGACTTGAACGAGTTCAAAGCCTTTCACTGCGTAGGCGGCGACAGTAACAAGGAGTTGAGGGAGGCGTTTGATCTGTACGACCGGGATAAGAACGGCAAGATCTCCGCCAAGGAGTTGCACACGGTGCTCCGTGGCCTTGGGGAGAAGTGCTCGCTCAAGGACTGCAGGAGGATGATCGGATCCGTCGATGTCGACGGCGATGGATGCGTTGATTTCGAGGAATTCAAAAAAATGATGACCAGATCCTCGAGATGA